In Anthonomus grandis grandis chromosome 6, icAntGran1.3, whole genome shotgun sequence, one DNA window encodes the following:
- the LOC126738063 gene encoding dihydrolipoyllysine-residue acetyltransferase component of pyruvate dehydrogenase complex, mitochondrial isoform X2: MFRTVLKSDAAKEVVKKAIKTQTVRNIAVQSIRNKQCHRTLLYVTNNLLLNPSKYAEESLKRYYANNLPSHIRVALPALSPTMESGTIISWEKKEGDKLNEGDLLAEIETDKATMGFETPEEGYLAKILIPAGTKDVPIGKLVCIIVENEADVAAFKDFKDDSASGLTAPKPSASTPDAPSPTAAAPAAQSDAGGAAQSDAGGRVYASPMAKRLAEQRNIRLQGKASQAGTAVATPSPTRAGSPTPSHTGPAMPAAAPSGPGTFIDIPVSSMRKTIAKRLLESKQQIPHYYLSQEVNVDALLKIRSKYNKKLEKSGVKLSVNDFIIKAVAIASQKVPEANSHWLDSVMRQYKNVDVSVAVSTDKGLITPIVWEANNKGVVQISKAVKELASRARDGKLQPQEFQGGTISVSNLGMFGTSNFCAIINPPQSAILAIGTTVTRLIPDETKEKGFREAQFLTVTLSCDHRVVDGAVGARWLQVFKECMEDPVAMIL, translated from the exons gaCACTACTATATGTCACAAATAATCTACTTCTTAACCCTTCTAAATATGCTGAAGAGAGTCTTAAAAGGTATTATGCCAATAATTTGCCTTCACACATTAGGGTTGCACTTCCTGCATTGTCTCCTACTATGGAATCAGGCACTATTATCAGCTGGGAAAAGAAAGAG GGTGACAAACTTAATGAAGGAGACCTTTTAGCTGAAATTGAAACTGATAAAGCAACTATGGGTTTTGAAACCCCTGAAGAGGGTTATTTGGCAAAGATCCTCATTCCGGCAGGCACTAAAGATGTTCCAATCGGGAAACTG GTGTGTATAATAGTAGAAAACGAAGCCGATGTTGCTGCCTTCAAAGACTTTAAAGATGATTCAGCTTCTGGTCTAACAGCACCGAAACCGTCAGCCTCGACTCCTGACGCTCCATCTCCGACTGCAGCAG CGCCAGCAGCACAGTCAGATGCTGGAGGAGCAGCACAGTCAGATGCTGGTGGTAGAGTGTATGCTAGCCCCATGGCAAAACGGCTGGCGGAGCAAAGAAATATTAGGCTTCAAGGAAAAG CCAGTCAAGCTGGAACAGCGGTAGCAACGCCATCACCGACAAGAGCTGGTTCTCCAACTCCCAGCCATACTGGGCCTGCAATGCCTGCAGCAGCTCCATCTGGTCCTGGAACTTTTATTGACATTCCAG TGTCCAGTATGCGCAAAACCATTGCTAAACGCCTTCTGGAGTCTAAACAACAAATTCCCCACTACTACCTCAGTCAAGAAGTAAACGTAGATGCACTACTGAAAATCCGATCAAAATACAAcaagaaattagaaaaatctgGCGTAAAACTAAGCGTTAACGATTTCATTATCAAAGCTGTAGCTATTGCCAGCCAGAAG GTCCCAGAAGCAAACTCTCACTGGTTGGATTCTGTGATGAGACAGTATAAAAATGTAGACGTGAGTGTCGCTGTATCCACGGATAAAGGTTTGATTACACCCATCGTATGGGAGGCAAATAACAAAGGTGTAGTTCAGATCAGTAAAGCTGTAAAGGAATTAGCTTCTAGGGCTAGAGATGGAAAGCTTCAACCTCAGGAATTCCAAG gTGGTACTATAAGTGTGTCAAATTTAGGAATGTTTGGAACATCGAACTTCTGTGCAATTATAAACCCTCCGCAGAGTGCTATTCTAGCGATCGGAACCACTGTTACTCGCCTGATTCCTGATGAGACTAAAGAAAAAGG attcaGAGAAGCCCAGTTCCTAACAGTTACTTTAAGCTGCGACCACAGAGTGGTTGACGGAGCTGTTGGCGCCAGGTGGCTTCAAGTATTTAAAGAATGTATGGAAGATCCCGTTGCGATGATTCTGTAA
- the LOC126738063 gene encoding dihydrolipoyllysine-residue acetyltransferase component of pyruvate dehydrogenase complex, mitochondrial isoform X1, whose product MFRTVLKSDAAKEVVKKAIKTQTVRNIAVQSIRNKQCHRTLLYVTNNLLLNPSKYAEESLKRYYANNLPSHIRVALPALSPTMESGTIISWEKKEGDKLNEGDLLAEIETDKATMGFETPEEGYLAKILIPAGTKDVPIGKLVCIIVENEADVAAFKDFKDDSASGLTAPKPSASTPDAPSPTAAAPAAQSDAGGAAQSDAGGRVYASPMAKRLAEQRNIRLQGKGTGLFGSLTSSDLGALASQAGTAVATPSPTRAGSPTPSHTGPAMPAAAPSGPGTFIDIPVSSMRKTIAKRLLESKQQIPHYYLSQEVNVDALLKIRSKYNKKLEKSGVKLSVNDFIIKAVAIASQKVPEANSHWLDSVMRQYKNVDVSVAVSTDKGLITPIVWEANNKGVVQISKAVKELASRARDGKLQPQEFQGGTISVSNLGMFGTSNFCAIINPPQSAILAIGTTVTRLIPDETKEKGFREAQFLTVTLSCDHRVVDGAVGARWLQVFKECMEDPVAMIL is encoded by the exons gaCACTACTATATGTCACAAATAATCTACTTCTTAACCCTTCTAAATATGCTGAAGAGAGTCTTAAAAGGTATTATGCCAATAATTTGCCTTCACACATTAGGGTTGCACTTCCTGCATTGTCTCCTACTATGGAATCAGGCACTATTATCAGCTGGGAAAAGAAAGAG GGTGACAAACTTAATGAAGGAGACCTTTTAGCTGAAATTGAAACTGATAAAGCAACTATGGGTTTTGAAACCCCTGAAGAGGGTTATTTGGCAAAGATCCTCATTCCGGCAGGCACTAAAGATGTTCCAATCGGGAAACTG GTGTGTATAATAGTAGAAAACGAAGCCGATGTTGCTGCCTTCAAAGACTTTAAAGATGATTCAGCTTCTGGTCTAACAGCACCGAAACCGTCAGCCTCGACTCCTGACGCTCCATCTCCGACTGCAGCAG CGCCAGCAGCACAGTCAGATGCTGGAGGAGCAGCACAGTCAGATGCTGGTGGTAGAGTGTATGCTAGCCCCATGGCAAAACGGCTGGCGGAGCAAAGAAATATTAGGCTTCAAGGAAAAGGTACAGGATTATTTGGATCTCTTACCTCCTCAGATTTGGGAGCCTTAg CCAGTCAAGCTGGAACAGCGGTAGCAACGCCATCACCGACAAGAGCTGGTTCTCCAACTCCCAGCCATACTGGGCCTGCAATGCCTGCAGCAGCTCCATCTGGTCCTGGAACTTTTATTGACATTCCAG TGTCCAGTATGCGCAAAACCATTGCTAAACGCCTTCTGGAGTCTAAACAACAAATTCCCCACTACTACCTCAGTCAAGAAGTAAACGTAGATGCACTACTGAAAATCCGATCAAAATACAAcaagaaattagaaaaatctgGCGTAAAACTAAGCGTTAACGATTTCATTATCAAAGCTGTAGCTATTGCCAGCCAGAAG GTCCCAGAAGCAAACTCTCACTGGTTGGATTCTGTGATGAGACAGTATAAAAATGTAGACGTGAGTGTCGCTGTATCCACGGATAAAGGTTTGATTACACCCATCGTATGGGAGGCAAATAACAAAGGTGTAGTTCAGATCAGTAAAGCTGTAAAGGAATTAGCTTCTAGGGCTAGAGATGGAAAGCTTCAACCTCAGGAATTCCAAG gTGGTACTATAAGTGTGTCAAATTTAGGAATGTTTGGAACATCGAACTTCTGTGCAATTATAAACCCTCCGCAGAGTGCTATTCTAGCGATCGGAACCACTGTTACTCGCCTGATTCCTGATGAGACTAAAGAAAAAGG attcaGAGAAGCCCAGTTCCTAACAGTTACTTTAAGCTGCGACCACAGAGTGGTTGACGGAGCTGTTGGCGCCAGGTGGCTTCAAGTATTTAAAGAATGTATGGAAGATCCCGTTGCGATGATTCTGTAA